In Pedobacter heparinus DSM 2366, the following are encoded in one genomic region:
- a CDS encoding methionine aminotransferase, giving the protein MIAIQSKLPHTGTTIFTVMSKLAEEHNAINLSQGFPDYDCDPKLLSFVTEAMQKGFNQYAPMPGLPALRELIAEKVSNLYGANYHPDTEITITAGGTQAIFTALSSCISSGDEVIIFEPAYDCYAPTVKLLGGLVKPYELAPPNYEIDWEMVKKLFTANTKMIILNSPQNPTGCILSEKDIKALIKLTKNTDILILSDEVYEHIIFDNNKHQSIALYPELRERSFIAASFGKLLHATGWKLGYCLAPEKLMKEFRKVHQFNVFSVNTPMQLGIANYLKDAGTYMGLSSFFQQKRDFFRKLLAETNFNLLPCNGSYFQCVSYGHLSEEKDTDMAIRLVKNYGVASIPVSAFYTRNPDHQVLRFCFAKKQETLEKAVERLMKL; this is encoded by the coding sequence ATGATAGCAATACAATCAAAATTACCACACACCGGCACTACTATCTTTACAGTAATGTCAAAATTAGCTGAAGAACACAATGCAATTAATCTTTCTCAGGGTTTTCCTGACTACGATTGCGATCCAAAGTTATTAAGTTTTGTTACAGAGGCCATGCAAAAGGGCTTTAATCAATATGCCCCAATGCCGGGTTTGCCTGCACTGAGGGAATTAATTGCAGAAAAGGTGAGTAACCTGTATGGTGCAAATTATCATCCGGACACCGAAATAACCATTACTGCAGGTGGTACCCAGGCTATTTTTACTGCCCTGAGCTCCTGTATCAGTTCGGGCGATGAGGTTATTATTTTTGAACCTGCTTATGATTGTTACGCCCCAACGGTTAAATTATTAGGGGGACTGGTTAAACCTTATGAACTGGCACCCCCAAATTACGAAATTGACTGGGAAATGGTAAAGAAACTCTTTACCGCAAACACCAAAATGATCATTCTGAACAGCCCGCAAAACCCGACAGGCTGTATTTTATCAGAAAAGGATATTAAAGCACTGATTAAACTGACCAAAAACACAGACATCCTCATCTTAAGTGATGAGGTATATGAACACATCATATTTGACAACAACAAACACCAAAGCATTGCCTTATATCCCGAATTAAGGGAAAGAAGTTTTATTGCGGCTTCTTTTGGCAAATTACTGCATGCAACCGGATGGAAATTAGGTTATTGCCTGGCCCCCGAAAAACTGATGAAGGAATTTAGAAAAGTACATCAGTTTAACGTATTCAGTGTAAATACGCCCATGCAGCTGGGCATTGCGAATTACCTGAAAGATGCCGGAACATATATGGGTTTATCTTCTTTTTTTCAGCAGAAACGCGATTTCTTCCGGAAACTGCTGGCAGAAACCAATTTTAATTTATTACCTTGTAACGGTTCTTATTTTCAATGTGTTAGTTACGGGCACCTAAGCGAAGAAAAGGATACAGACATGGCTATAAGGCTGGTTAAGAATTATGGTGTGGCCAGTATCCCCGTCTCGGCCTTTTATACCAGGAACCCGGACCACCAGGTATTGCGGTTTTGTTTTGCCAAAAAACAAGAAACATTGGAAAAAGCCGTTGAAAGATTAATGAAATTATAA
- a CDS encoding queuosine precursor transporter has translation MTFKTKESKLLLVLGSFFVANAILSEFIGVKIFTVEGTLGIKQFDINLLGVPNLSFNMSAGVLTWPLIFIMTDIINEYFGVRQVRFLSVLTAILISYAFIIVGAAMHLTPSGFWVNQNINGQMINMNAAFAGIFGQGMWIIVGSVVAFLVGQIADVLIFHHIKKITGEKALWLRATGSTVVSQCIDSFVVIFIAFYLNPQYHWSWQMVAAIGLVNYTYKFIVAILMTPILYLVHGLIDGYLGKDLAHRMIKMAGRR, from the coding sequence ATGACTTTTAAAACAAAAGAGAGTAAATTATTGCTCGTTCTCGGGTCTTTTTTTGTTGCCAATGCCATACTTTCTGAGTTCATCGGCGTAAAAATATTTACTGTAGAAGGAACCCTGGGCATCAAACAGTTTGACATTAACTTACTGGGGGTGCCCAACTTGTCCTTTAATATGTCTGCCGGCGTGCTTACCTGGCCCCTGATATTTATCATGACCGATATCATCAATGAGTATTTTGGTGTAAGGCAGGTTCGGTTCTTATCCGTATTAACCGCCATTTTAATCTCTTATGCCTTCATTATAGTAGGGGCTGCCATGCACCTTACGCCATCTGGTTTCTGGGTAAACCAGAACATTAACGGGCAAATGATAAACATGAACGCCGCATTTGCCGGTATTTTTGGCCAGGGTATGTGGATCATTGTAGGTTCTGTAGTGGCTTTTTTAGTTGGCCAGATCGCTGATGTGCTCATCTTTCACCATATAAAAAAAATTACCGGCGAAAAGGCATTGTGGCTTCGTGCCACGGGCTCAACCGTGGTTTCACAGTGTATAGACAGTTTTGTGGTTATCTTTATCGCCTTTTACCTGAACCCCCAGTACCACTGGAGCTGGCAAATGGTAGCAGCCATCGGCCTGGTTAATTATACCTACAAATTTATTGTGGCTATTTTGATGACCCCTATATTGTATCTGGTGCATGGCCTTATTGATGGTTATCTGGGTAAAGACCTTGCCCATCGCATGATCAAAATGGCCGGAAGGAGATAG
- a CDS encoding GreA/GreB family elongation factor — protein METKSLSLSKSDFKLLKEHLEKSNMSAYNKEKLQAELKAATIYTEEELPSDVVCLKSEARIANVKTGKEFTFKLVMPEEANIKAQKVSVFAPIGIALFGYRTGDSINWEMPDGIQEFKILEVNRL, from the coding sequence ATGGAAACAAAATCCTTATCATTGTCAAAAAGTGATTTCAAACTTTTAAAAGAACACCTGGAGAAATCCAACATGAGTGCTTATAACAAAGAAAAATTACAGGCAGAACTTAAAGCCGCTACCATCTATACTGAAGAAGAGCTGCCCTCGGATGTAGTTTGCTTAAAATCGGAAGCCAGGATCGCAAATGTAAAAACGGGAAAAGAGTTTACCTTTAAACTCGTGATGCCGGAAGAGGCAAATATAAAAGCACAGAAAGTATCGGTTTTTGCACCCATTGGCATTGCACTATTTGGTTACAGGACCGGCGACAGCATCAACTGGGAGATGCCTGACGGCATTCAGGAGTTTAAAATACTGGAAGTTAACAGGCTATAA
- a CDS encoding histone H1 — MEKFSKVKELLASIEADAEKFYNAGNNAAGTRVRKAMQDLKVLAQDIRTEVTEKKNSGK, encoded by the coding sequence ATGGAAAAATTTTCAAAAGTTAAAGAATTACTGGCTTCAATTGAAGCAGATGCTGAGAAATTTTACAATGCAGGTAACAACGCTGCAGGTACAAGAGTACGTAAAGCAATGCAAGATTTAAAAGTTCTTGCCCAGGACATCCGTACTGAGGTTACTGAGAAAAAAAACAGCGGTAAATAA
- the mgrA gene encoding L-glyceraldehyde 3-phosphate reductase: MSYTPDPARYTQMKYRRCGNSGLKLSAISLGLWHNFGHVDQLENCSNILKLAFDSGITHFDLANNYGPPPGAAEENFGLLLKRDFPGYRDEMIISTKAGYTMWDGPYGDWGSKKYLVSSLDQSLKRLQLDYVDIFYHHRPDPETPLEETMSALDLIVRQGKALYIGISNYKPAEAATAIQLLKELGTPCIIHQPKYSMYERWIEGGLLELLGNQGVGCIPFSPLAQGLLTDKYLKGIPADSRAAKTSGALQPDQITAERLRQLNQLNELAQSRGQKLAQMALSWILRDERVTSVLVGASKPEQLADSLKCLDNTTFSTAELHQIDLILSGSST, from the coding sequence ATGTCCTATACACCTGATCCAGCCAGATATACGCAAATGAAATATCGCCGCTGTGGCAATAGCGGATTAAAATTATCTGCCATTTCCCTGGGCTTATGGCATAATTTCGGACATGTTGATCAGCTTGAAAACTGTAGCAACATCCTGAAACTTGCTTTTGACAGTGGCATTACCCATTTTGATCTGGCTAACAATTACGGGCCACCCCCGGGTGCTGCCGAAGAAAATTTTGGCCTGCTCTTAAAAAGGGATTTTCCAGGTTACAGAGATGAAATGATCATTTCAACAAAGGCGGGCTATACCATGTGGGATGGACCTTATGGCGACTGGGGATCTAAGAAATACCTCGTTTCCAGTTTAGACCAGAGCCTGAAAAGACTTCAACTGGATTATGTGGATATCTTTTACCACCATCGACCGGACCCCGAAACCCCGCTGGAAGAGACGATGTCTGCCCTGGACCTGATCGTCCGCCAGGGTAAAGCACTTTACATCGGAATTTCTAATTATAAACCTGCAGAAGCTGCAACTGCAATACAGCTTTTAAAGGAGCTGGGTACACCCTGTATTATTCATCAACCTAAATACTCCATGTACGAACGCTGGATAGAGGGGGGATTGCTGGAGCTGCTCGGAAATCAGGGAGTAGGTTGCATACCTTTTTCTCCACTTGCGCAGGGATTGTTAACGGATAAATATCTTAAAGGGATACCTGCTGATTCAAGGGCAGCAAAAACATCTGGTGCATTACAGCCAGATCAGATTACAGCAGAACGGCTTCGGCAGTTAAACCAGCTGAATGAGCTGGCACAGTCACGGGGACAAAAACTTGCGCAAATGGCCTTATCATGGATATTACGTGATGAGCGTGTGACTTCAGTATTGGTAGGGGCAAGCAAACCTGAACAACTTGCTGATTCTTTAAAATGTCTGGACAATACCACCTTCAGTACAGCCGAATTACATCAAATTGATTTGATACTTTCCGGTTCATCAACCTGA
- a CDS encoding YceH family protein — protein sequence MEPSQALPILDSTELRVLGVLMEKSKTTPEYYPMTINAITLACNQKTSRKPVVQYDEQTVILALDTLKRKSLVSTATGGSSRSVKYKHNFAIVFPVLPQEVAVICLLMLRGPQTPGELNTNSGRMYEFESLDEVQEVLERLSGPEMPYVMQLPKRAGQKEIRYVHLLGGTPDPEQYESLEPGSKPANQLEERLTKVEEEFAELKTAFDKLMKELM from the coding sequence ATGGAACCATCACAAGCTTTACCTATACTAGACAGCACCGAACTTCGCGTTTTAGGCGTACTCATGGAAAAATCAAAAACAACGCCAGAGTATTACCCTATGACAATCAATGCCATAACACTGGCCTGTAACCAAAAGACATCCAGAAAACCTGTAGTCCAATATGACGAGCAAACCGTAATCCTGGCACTTGATACCTTAAAAAGAAAGAGTCTGGTGTCTACTGCTACCGGAGGTTCAAGCCGGTCTGTTAAATACAAACATAATTTTGCTATTGTATTTCCCGTATTGCCACAGGAGGTCGCAGTCATCTGCCTTTTGATGTTAAGGGGCCCTCAAACCCCGGGCGAATTGAACACCAATTCGGGAAGAATGTATGAATTTGAATCGCTTGATGAGGTACAGGAGGTATTGGAAAGACTTTCCGGACCCGAAATGCCGTATGTGATGCAACTACCCAAACGTGCAGGTCAGAAGGAAATAAGGTATGTTCATTTATTGGGCGGAACTCCTGACCCCGAACAATATGAAAGTCTGGAGCCCGGTTCAAAACCTGCAAATCAACTGGAAGAGCGTTTGACAAAAGTTGAAGAAGAATTTGCAGAACTGAAGACTGCCTTCGACAAACTCATGAAAGAATTGATGTAG
- a CDS encoding SusC/RagA family TonB-linked outer membrane protein → MQNFKKEGYVSYTGSLLKKLLLLKGSILVLSLLPFVAAAQTQPLINSTLKGQVVDSLTKQGIPGVSIHITGTTHTVQTDGEGRFDFVTGQKFPYTLEIRHVSYSKKDVVANGSPILVKLKELTGQLNDVVIVGYGTQQRKDLIGSVSKIDPSGTKNIPEAGFDSQLQGKAAGVQINSNTGVPGSDIFIRVRGATSINATNDPLYIIDGVWVNNSSLQNIAQERGTSPLSDINPADIESIEILKDATAIAIYGSRGANGVVLVTTKRGNYGQKTKIDFNGSEGLGRAPADRVWKTTTGPEHARLINEYSRNMGKPEPFRPVTEVINGVAGRGLPDGQPTYDRMSYLNRTATLRNYDLSLQGGSDRTRFYLGGGYTFQESIWKPMSFDRAGLKVNLDHKLSSKIAIGTSNTISRSHRDQARPANGANGTLLQASLNIPTYLPIFDANGTPLKWVNFDNIDVLTSTVNLWSNSYHYIGNIYLDYAITPKLKFRSTFGVDYNNYEENEYWDTRTILGNSGGRGTQSITQSSTAINEQTLAYNDKAGKHSFGILIGNTLQGAEVKNVSATGTNFPNNSYTQISSAATQIASQFKTNSTLASFFSRADYNYAGKYYAEFTVRADGSSKFGKNNKWGYFPAIGAAWRIKEENFLKNVSQISNLKYRVSYGITGNQAGINDFASQGLWTGGFGYADVAGGAELPGTAPLQLANPDLKWESTAQFSTGLDIGLFEDKLNIEFNYYNKYTRDALLQVAVPGTSGFSSYLTNYGEISNKGFELSISSINLRTTGFTWKTDFNIARNKNTIEKIPADIPFAGRDLIRLQQGKELYSYWLYKQLYVNPDNGEAVFDDYNKDGKITADDRQIVGSTWPKFFGGLTNNFSYKGLDLSIFFTFSYGNYLWNHNRMLGETGGTLDAGRVLLKSQLDRWTTPGQVTNTPKLNDANYARQENSRFFEDASFLRLRALTLGYTLPAVFTERVRIRKVRFYVSGSNLLLFTKYTGADPESNLGTQNIQGYDYGTPPQPRTVQLGLNLTL, encoded by the coding sequence ATGCAAAATTTTAAAAAGGAGGGGTATGTATCTTATACCGGTTCCTTGTTAAAAAAACTATTGCTGCTAAAAGGCAGTATACTGGTACTCTCATTGTTACCCTTTGTAGCTGCCGCGCAGACCCAGCCACTTATCAATTCAACACTTAAAGGACAGGTAGTAGATTCACTTACAAAACAAGGGATCCCGGGCGTAAGCATACACATTACAGGAACTACCCATACTGTGCAAACGGACGGAGAGGGCAGGTTTGATTTTGTAACCGGACAAAAATTTCCTTATACGCTTGAAATCAGACATGTTTCCTATAGTAAGAAAGATGTTGTCGCCAATGGCAGCCCAATACTGGTGAAATTAAAGGAGCTCACCGGTCAGCTCAATGATGTGGTCATTGTAGGTTATGGTACCCAGCAGCGTAAAGATCTGATTGGTTCAGTTTCCAAGATAGACCCCTCAGGTACAAAAAATATTCCCGAAGCAGGCTTCGATTCCCAGTTACAGGGCAAGGCTGCTGGTGTACAGATCAATTCAAATACAGGTGTACCCGGTTCGGATATATTTATCAGGGTAAGGGGCGCAACTTCCATTAATGCCACCAATGATCCGCTGTATATAATAGATGGCGTTTGGGTAAATAACAGCAGTCTCCAGAACATTGCACAGGAGCGGGGTACCTCTCCACTTTCTGACATTAACCCTGCTGATATAGAAAGTATTGAAATATTGAAAGATGCCACCGCTATCGCTATTTATGGATCCAGAGGAGCAAATGGTGTGGTGCTGGTCACGACAAAAAGGGGCAATTACGGGCAAAAAACAAAGATAGATTTTAATGGATCGGAAGGTTTGGGCAGGGCCCCGGCAGACAGGGTATGGAAAACCACCACCGGACCCGAGCACGCCCGTCTGATTAATGAATACAGCAGAAATATGGGCAAGCCTGAGCCATTCAGGCCGGTAACTGAAGTCATTAACGGCGTTGCCGGCAGGGGATTGCCTGACGGACAGCCAACTTACGACCGCATGAGCTATTTAAACCGTACGGCCACACTCCGCAATTACGATCTCTCGCTGCAGGGCGGATCTGACAGAACACGCTTTTATCTTGGGGGTGGTTATACCTTTCAGGAATCAATCTGGAAACCCATGTCTTTCGACCGTGCAGGTTTAAAAGTTAACCTCGACCATAAACTGAGCTCAAAAATTGCAATCGGTACCAGCAATACCATTTCAAGAAGTCACCGCGACCAGGCACGTCCTGCAAATGGTGCAAACGGAACACTGCTGCAGGCCTCATTGAACATACCTACCTATCTTCCCATCTTTGATGCCAATGGAACTCCTTTAAAATGGGTTAATTTCGACAATATCGATGTGCTGACCAGTACAGTAAACCTATGGTCAAACAGTTATCATTATATTGGCAATATTTACCTGGATTATGCCATCACACCCAAATTAAAGTTCCGTTCTACCTTTGGTGTCGATTACAACAACTATGAAGAGAACGAATACTGGGATACCCGGACCATTCTTGGTAACAGTGGGGGAAGGGGTACACAAAGCATCACCCAGTCTTCCACAGCTATAAACGAACAGACCCTGGCCTACAATGATAAGGCCGGGAAACATAGTTTTGGCATACTGATCGGTAATACCCTGCAGGGTGCCGAAGTGAAGAACGTATCGGCCACAGGTACAAATTTTCCAAACAATTCTTACACACAGATTTCCTCGGCCGCCACACAAATTGCATCGCAGTTTAAAACAAACAGTACCCTGGCCTCTTTTTTCTCGAGGGCAGATTATAATTATGCCGGTAAATATTATGCAGAGTTTACAGTAAGGGCAGATGGTTCTTCCAAATTTGGTAAAAACAATAAATGGGGCTATTTTCCTGCAATCGGTGCTGCATGGCGTATCAAAGAAGAAAATTTCCTTAAAAACGTTTCCCAGATCAGTAACTTAAAATACAGGGTCAGTTATGGCATCACCGGAAACCAGGCCGGTATCAATGATTTTGCTTCTCAGGGCCTTTGGACAGGGGGTTTTGGCTATGCTGATGTGGCCGGCGGGGCCGAATTACCTGGTACAGCCCCTTTACAGCTGGCCAATCCCGACCTGAAATGGGAGAGTACGGCCCAGTTCAGCACCGGACTTGACATTGGCTTGTTCGAAGACAAACTGAACATAGAGTTTAATTATTATAACAAATATACCAGGGATGCTTTATTGCAGGTTGCTGTTCCGGGTACATCTGGTTTTTCTTCCTATCTCACCAATTATGGCGAGATCAGTAATAAAGGATTTGAATTGTCTATCAGTTCCATAAACCTCAGGACAACCGGCTTTACCTGGAAAACGGATTTTAACATTGCCAGAAATAAGAATACCATCGAAAAGATACCTGCCGACATCCCCTTTGCAGGAAGGGACCTCATCCGTTTGCAGCAAGGAAAGGAATTGTATTCCTACTGGTTATATAAACAGCTGTATGTGAATCCTGATAATGGTGAAGCGGTATTTGACGATTATAATAAGGATGGTAAAATAACTGCCGACGACCGTCAGATTGTTGGTAGTACCTGGCCTAAGTTTTTTGGTGGGCTTACCAATAATTTCAGCTATAAAGGGTTGGACCTTAGTATCTTTTTTACTTTCTCTTATGGAAACTATTTATGGAACCACAACAGGATGCTCGGAGAAACAGGGGGTACACTGGATGCGGGCCGGGTATTGCTGAAAAGCCAGCTGGACCGCTGGACTACACCAGGACAGGTTACAAACACCCCAAAACTTAACGACGCCAATTATGCCAGGCAAGAGAACAGCCGCTTTTTTGAAGATGCTTCATTTTTAAGGTTACGTGCTTTAACCCTTGGCTACACCCTGCCTGCAGTGTTTACTGAGAGGGTCAGGATCCGGAAAGTGAGATTTTATGTAAGTGGCAGTAACCTGTTGCTATTTACGAAATATACAGGTGCAGATCCTGAATCAAACCTGGGCACCCAGAACATACAAGGTTATGACTATGGTACCCCGCCACAACCACGTACCGTACAACTGGGCCTTAACCTTACACTTTAA
- a CDS encoding RagB/SusD family nutrient uptake outer membrane protein: MKLIKYIIFSFLLSTLSSCEKFLTTEPVNAVSDENPIYDKGSSETALRAVYRQMGNIGYYGETYVTFGYFPSGDIKNLTTGGSANLVNVNFRTDEVFFNTAWIAIYNTINRANQVISKVPGVNDPLLTPALKNQYIGEAKFIRALAYFDLARAWGGVQLILEPTISLENRPKVKRSTLAETYAQVQKDLEDAEVLLPDVVNRIRATRRTVWALRARLHLYKQEWALAEEYATRLIDKTADYTLVKPFSAWFANNVTASRESIFELQYSVINPNAIRIQMQHSTNGGQYRYAPNDRFVQLLNDPAVSGGRSALIGSVTQSGITNWFGNLYYRKDATDPTYIFRIAEMYLIRAEARAQLNNLSATSGALSDLNQVRDRAGILPSTAAGKDQILLAIENERRIEFAWEAHRWFDLARTGRAKVVLEALDPNTKVSAHEYVFPIPVTQIQLDPNLEQNKDY; this comes from the coding sequence ATGAAACTTATAAAATACATCATCTTCTCATTTTTACTGAGCACCCTCAGCTCCTGCGAGAAGTTTTTAACTACAGAACCCGTAAATGCGGTATCGGATGAAAACCCGATCTACGATAAAGGATCAAGCGAAACTGCCTTAAGGGCTGTTTACAGACAAATGGGCAATATCGGTTATTATGGCGAAACCTATGTAACTTTTGGCTATTTCCCCAGTGGGGACATTAAAAACCTGACCACAGGTGGTTCTGCCAACCTGGTCAATGTAAATTTCAGAACGGATGAGGTGTTTTTCAACACGGCCTGGATTGCCATTTACAACACCATTAACCGGGCCAACCAGGTAATCAGTAAAGTGCCGGGCGTAAACGATCCTTTATTGACACCGGCACTTAAAAACCAATACATTGGCGAGGCTAAATTCATAAGGGCACTGGCGTATTTTGACCTGGCCAGGGCCTGGGGTGGTGTTCAGCTGATCCTGGAACCTACAATATCACTGGAAAACCGGCCCAAAGTGAAAAGAAGTACACTAGCCGAGACCTATGCGCAGGTACAGAAAGACCTGGAAGATGCTGAAGTACTGCTGCCTGATGTTGTAAACCGAATCAGGGCTACCAGGCGTACCGTTTGGGCCCTAAGGGCCAGACTGCACCTTTATAAGCAGGAATGGGCACTGGCCGAAGAATATGCCACCAGGTTAATCGATAAAACAGCCGATTATACGCTGGTAAAACCTTTTAGTGCCTGGTTTGCGAATAATGTAACAGCCAGCAGGGAATCCATTTTCGAATTGCAGTACAGTGTGATCAATCCAAATGCCATCCGTATCCAGATGCAGCACTCTACCAATGGAGGGCAGTACCGCTACGCACCGAACGACAGGTTTGTACAGCTGCTGAATGATCCTGCCGTATCGGGTGGAAGGAGTGCCCTTATCGGTAGTGTTACACAAAGTGGCATCACCAATTGGTTTGGCAATTTGTATTACAGGAAAGACGCTACAGATCCCACCTACATTTTCAGGATTGCAGAGATGTATCTCATCCGCGCAGAAGCAAGGGCCCAGCTCAATAATCTATCGGCCACCAGCGGAGCGCTGTCCGATCTGAACCAGGTGCGTGACCGTGCAGGTATTTTACCTTCAACGGCAGCAGGAAAAGACCAGATCTTACTGGCTATAGAAAATGAACGCCGTATAGAATTTGCCTGGGAAGCACACCGTTGGTTCGACCTGGCAAGAACCGGTCGTGCCAAAGTGGTGCTCGAAGCATTGGATCCCAATACCAAGGTGTCAGCGCACGAATATGTTTTCCCGATACCGGTAACACAGATCCAGCTGGATCCAAACCTGGAACAAAACAAAGATTATTAA
- a CDS encoding DoxX family protein encodes MSFFNTKEGQSENWKKYEKVLLRFLFLYFFIQAVPLDWKFYRDLFSINWLELPFFDLFKLSTYSPQFFSLTGYANWAVVLIIAIAGTFVWPLVCKDQKTDYHKLYYLLRVILRYRLAIGIIAYGFIKLFPLQMPYPSLSNLHTNYGDFLPWKIYFHTLGIAQPYEVFLGAVEVLAGLLLLCRRTTTFGAGIILGFTGNVFIANLSYHAGQEVYSAYLSLIAAVLFAYDVPRLYRLLILQQYTLANKFQPILHKTFVKARFVLKTLALLFIVLLGFSTYANYKYHPYKIPQTAGLKGSYGYYNVREFKLNNRTIPYSTTDPDRWQNVVFEKWATISIKTARPIQLDNSYGDGFHQQDIDRNYESAGVAGRRYYAYTADTLYKKLQLANKNKHYPAERYSLTYNFLNDSTIVLQGVNGQKDSVYAILDRINKKYLLFEGRRKPIKL; translated from the coding sequence ATGAGTTTTTTTAATACCAAAGAAGGCCAGTCCGAAAACTGGAAAAAATACGAAAAAGTACTGCTGCGCTTTCTGTTCCTCTATTTTTTCATCCAGGCCGTACCGCTCGACTGGAAGTTTTACCGCGACCTGTTCTCCATCAACTGGCTTGAACTGCCTTTTTTCGACCTGTTCAAACTGAGTACTTATAGCCCACAGTTCTTTTCTTTAACGGGCTATGCCAACTGGGCAGTTGTTTTGATCATTGCAATAGCCGGTACGTTTGTGTGGCCGCTTGTCTGCAAAGACCAAAAAACGGATTACCATAAGCTGTATTATTTGCTGCGCGTTATTTTACGTTACAGGCTTGCTATTGGCATTATCGCCTATGGGTTTATTAAATTGTTTCCGTTACAAATGCCTTATCCTTCGCTCAGTAACCTGCACACCAATTATGGTGATTTCCTGCCCTGGAAAATTTACTTCCATACCCTGGGCATTGCACAGCCTTATGAAGTATTTTTAGGGGCCGTGGAGGTACTGGCAGGGCTTCTGCTCCTTTGCCGGCGTACCACAACTTTTGGGGCCGGTATTATACTTGGGTTTACCGGCAATGTGTTTATTGCAAATCTTTCTTACCATGCAGGGCAGGAAGTGTACAGTGCTTACCTGAGTCTGATTGCTGCGGTATTGTTTGCTTACGATGTACCCAGATTATACCGTTTGCTTATCCTGCAGCAATATACCCTGGCCAATAAATTTCAACCCATTTTACATAAAACCTTTGTAAAGGCCAGGTTTGTACTCAAAACACTTGCCCTGCTGTTTATTGTGCTGCTGGGTTTCAGCACCTACGCCAATTATAAATATCATCCCTATAAAATTCCACAAACTGCAGGCTTAAAGGGTAGTTATGGATATTATAATGTCCGGGAGTTTAAATTAAACAACCGGACCATCCCTTATTCTACAACAGATCCCGACCGCTGGCAGAATGTTGTTTTCGAAAAATGGGCAACCATCAGCATCAAAACAGCCAGGCCCATTCAACTAGACAACTCTTACGGCGATGGGTTTCATCAGCAAGATATCGATCGTAATTATGAATCCGCTGGTGTTGCCGGCCGCCGTTATTATGCCTACACTGCAGATACCTTGTATAAAAAACTGCAGCTGGCCAATAAAAATAAGCACTACCCGGCTGAACGCTATTCCTTAACCTATAATTTTTTAAACGATTCTACAATTGTGCTGCAAGGCGTAAACGGACAAAAGGATTCTGTTTATGCCATCCTGGACAGGATCAATAAGAAATACCTGCTGTTTGAAGGACGCAGAAAACCAATTAAATTATAA